The following are encoded in a window of Hippoglossus stenolepis isolate QCI-W04-F060 chromosome 10, HSTE1.2, whole genome shotgun sequence genomic DNA:
- the si:ch211-266o15.1 gene encoding zinc finger MYM-type protein 4 isoform X5, whose translation MADSEEFRLKRLKIFCGKRSIENETGLHEEQLSRVFDEVMGLGDFAESSRGSATSSKSGGQEETNTVDETSGQEEQQPVEEEDSNGSRQEEKMDEGVVESPFPRISSPPSGQPSSFTLRTNEGGGGKGGGGKGGSGGSGGAAFDDALDGLPLYGPEEEDEDWHFALPMGSLEDVDVDKANRKKSKADKGNNSSRGDPFTNEPKGGEQEREKDESTESANTSHSSQDNTPDNSRDGGALNEGEETEDSQQGERSEAAPVEDSNPPMSPTINIKDEPIDEGYDAALLPQSSIRQIKEELEHQEEELRISSVYSVGGANTFVSPTVPAAIPAPPPAAIFIPGRGTVLQAMTQLPVRPTISIPGPIPALAVAPQRPPQPPVPGSVRCSGCSKVLLKGQTAFQRKGSTQLFCSTVCLTGHLPPTPKNRLCFQCNREIIQPRDMITIPADENTYMHFCGQFCLSVFRHKKKYSEKPLDKRVEKKPEKPPEKPVERQPEKPFCSVCKVTNKIEHEVTHQGRLHRLCGDACFVTWRKMRHLAMNCCEGCGLYCNSNSGSCQTLTVERSQLNFCSPTCIGTYKQTCRKTVDCVSCHKMAVVSATIMERDQKGKVQLYCSPLCVEQSRPPRHMLSGTPFPCSLCKVTAVPQYHLAMVDGTIRNFCSYDCVSIYRKTGHPSQPDLTNGTFSLRDPYIRDAIKPGPSAGASSVPPIPQDYPSSVPYQGHHPSHTSVPPVVPPYMGMSSPSVPGQALTRVPPGQSSKTTEGGHIDTSRLTCHQCSKHFSSKPTLFSHQGRISMFCSTTCCEQYKTQKNILAVCECCKREKVPFEIISNNQQELVFCSENCKILYKHELTSRNKDHTWRPCSYCSSISQKMLHSHYGGKIEEFCKPHCMSQYTVIYYGMGRCDSCRKQGYMTEKLQCLGSVRNFCHLPCLLHYCHHHFETSQNSNSNGALPTSIDGKNHDHASTQTDAMRVPVSRRRQMKNKSVLCRPFTMDQETMCQLPTSSTESEAQSSPSVTTSAREENVRVIMVPVPVPVFIPVPMNMYSQYTPVPMAMPMPVPVPIVVPQKNKDMKDAAVQSEPWDLKKEKHSDQPVSSADQSSSSADVESQVVDPIIHEKEDTLKAVEADLPLTVSSERSTGPGEPQLDVKPESTTTSDPPTTSGEHQPPSSPVMDLETDFPSVSVGQKSTAPQRGVKRPREGFPGRKRGRRRTVLDRSALEPPVASKLNHLYGVKAWKCWVQLRNKQPQQSTLVDIKEDILQCDSAELSFALSRFIREVRRPNGEPYSPDSIFYLCLGIQQYLFMKGRIENIFTDELYSHFATEITGMLQFWKPKLLPSGGIVSSRVEESYLWECKQLGAYSPIVLLNTLLFFCTKTFHLTTLAQHQSLSFVNFTRRSKPCSRAGRVHYLQYQRSSSATPSQEDTERHRRRQTDNDGSMEMLENVTNPLHCPVRLYEFYLSRCPESVKKRSDVFYLQPEQIVHTNSSHWYTTQPLEGATLQSMLTRILAVREVNQAQGAAQHQSSATTEDSSLQ comes from the exons ATGGCGGATTCCGAGGAATTTAGACTTAAACGGTTAAAG ATATTCTGTGGAAAAAGATctattgaaaatgaaactgGTTTG CACGAGGAGCAGCTGTCCAGAGTGTTTGATGAAGTGATGGGGCTGGGAGACTTCGCTGAATCCTCTAGGGGCTCTGCCACTTCTTCTAAGAGTGGAGGTCAGGAGGAAACGAACACAGTAGATGAAACATCAGGACAAGAGGAACAGCAACCGGTTGAAGAAGAGGATAGCAATGGCAGTAGACAAGAAGAAAAGATGGATGAGGGGGTGGTAGAATCCCCCTTTCCTCGcatttcctcccctccctctggcCAACCCTCCTCATTTACCTTGAGAACcaatgaaggaggaggagggaaaggaggaggagggaaaggaggaagtggaggaagtggaggggcAGCATTTGATGATGCACTGGATGGCCTTCCTCTGTATGGGccagaagaagaggatgaagattGGCACTTTGCCCTGCCAATGGGCTCCTTGGAGGACGTTGATGTGGATaaggcaaacagaaaaaaaagcaaagcgGACAAGGGGAACAATTCAAGTCGAGGCGATCCCTTTACTAATGAGCCCAAAGGaggggagcaggagagagagaaggatgagagCACAGAGTCTGCCAACACTTCCCACTCCTCCCAGGACAACACACCTGACAACAGCCGAG ATGGTGGTGCCCTGAacgagggagaggagacagaagacagtCAGCAGGGAGAG AGGTCAGAAGCAGCTCCGGTGGAGGACAGTAATCCCCCGATGTCTCCGACGATCAATATTAAAGATGAGCCTATTGATGAAGGCTACGACGCTGCTTTACTGCCTCAGAGCTCCATCAGGCAAAtcaaagaggagctggagcatcAGGAG GAAGAGCTGAGAATCAGTTCTGTCTACTCTGTAGGAGGAGCAAACACCTTTGTGTCTCCTACTG TGCCAGCGGCAAtccctgccccacccccagcAGCCATTTTTATCCCAGGTAGAGGTACAGTCCTACAAGCTATGACTCAGCTTCCTGTGAGACCAACAATTTCAATCCCGGGTCCAATACCAGCTTTGGCAGTAGCGCCCCAACGCCCACCTCAGCCTCCTGTTCCTGGTAGTGTTCGCTGCAGTGGCTGCTCTAAG GTTCTTCTAAAAGGCCAAACAGCATTCCAAAGAAAAGGTTCGACGCAGCTCTTCTGCTCCACAGTATGTCTGACTGGACATCTGCCTCCAACCCCCAAGAACAGATTGTGTTTCCAGTGCAACAG GGAGATCATTCAGCCCAGGGACATGATCACGATTCCAGCAGACGAGAACACGTACATGCACTTCTGTGGCcagttctgtctgtctgtctttagaCACAAGAAGAAATATAGTGAGAAGCCTCTTGACAAACGAGTGGAGAAGAAGCCAGAGAAGCCGCCTGAGAAACCAGTGGAGCGACAGCCTGAAAAACCCTTCTGCAGTGTCTGCAAAGTTACCAATAAG ATTGAGCATGAGGTCACCCATCAAGGTCGTCTGCACAGACTCTGTGGTGATGCTTGTTTTGTAACATGGCGCAAGATGCGTCACTTAGCCATGAACTGCTGTGAAGGCTGCGGACTTTACTGTAATAGCAACTCAGGCTCCTGTCAGACTCTCACGGTTGAAAGATCTCAGCTCAACTTCTGTAGTCCTACTTGCATTGGCACCTACAAACAG ACCTGCAGAAAGACAGTGGACTGTGTCTCCTGTCACAAGATGGCGGTAGTGTCCGCCACCATCATGGAACGAGACCAAAAGGGCAAAGTTCAACTTTACTGTTCACCTCTTTGTGTGGAACAGAGCCGACCACCCCGACATATGCTCAGCG GTACTCCATTCCCATGCAGCCTGTGCAAGGTGACAGCTGTTCCTCAGTATCATCTGGCCATGGTGGACGGCACCATTCGTAACTTCTGCTCCTATGACTGTGTTTCCATTTACAGG AAAACTGGGCACCCCTCTCAGCCAGACCTGACCAATGGAACCTTCTCTCTCAGGGACCCCTACATCAGAGATGCAATCAAACCAGGGCCTTCTGCTGGTGCCAGCTCAGTTCCTCCCATTCCTCAGGACTACCCATCTTCAGTCCCCTACCAAGGCCATCATCCCAGTCATACCTCAGTGCCCCCAGTCGTGCCTCCCTACATGGGCATGTCCTCCCCCTCTGTCCCAGGGCAAGCACTGACCAGAGTGCCCCCTGGTCAGTCCTCCAAAACAACAGAAGGTGGACACATTGACACCTCCAGACTGACCTGCCATCAGTGCAGCAAACACTTCAGCAGCAAGCCGACGCTATTCAGTCACCAA ggTCGCATTTCTATGTTTTGCAGTACAACGTGCTGTGAACAATATAAAACCCAGAAAAATATCCTGGCAGTGTGCGAGTGCTGTAAACGGGAGAAGGTCCCCTTTGAAATCATCAGCAACAACCAACAGGAACTCGTCTTCTGCAGTGAAA ACTGTAAGATTCTCTACAAACATGAGCTGACCTCTCGTAACAAGGATCATACCTGGCGTCCCTGCTCCTACTGCTCTAGCATCAGCCAGAAGATGCTGCACAGTCATTATGGCGGCAAGATTGAGGAGTTCTGTAAACCCCACTGCATGTCCCAGTACACTGTGATCTACTATGGG ATGGGGAGATGTGACAGTTGTAGGAAACAGGGCTACATGACGGAAAAGCTGCAGTGTTTGGGTTCAGTCCGTAACTTCTGTCACCTGCCCTGCCTTCTACATTACTGCCACCATCATTTTGAGACGAGCCAAAACAGCAACAGTAACG GAGCACTTCCAACCTCCATTGACGGCAAGAACCATGACCAT GCGAGTACACAGACTGACGCCATGCGTGTGCCTGTGTCCCGTCGGCGTCAAATGAAGAACAAGTCGGTTCTGTGTCGCCCCTTCACTATGGACCAAGAGACTATGTGCCAGCTGCCCACATCTTCCACTGAATCAGAAG CTCAGTCTTCACCCTCAGTGACCACATCAGCCAGAGAGGAGAATGTGAGGGTGATAATGGTACCAGTCCCAGTTCCGGTCTTCATTCCAGTGCCTATGAATATGTACTCCCAGTACACACCTGTACCGATGGCAATGCCCATGCCT GTTCCAGTACCCATCGTCGTACCACAGAAGAACAAGGACATGAAAGATGcagctgtccaatcagagcCTTGGGAtttgaagaaggaaaaacacagtgatCAGCCAGTTTCCAGTgcag ACCAGAGCAGTTCCAGCGCAGACGTGGAGTCACAAGTGGTCGATCCCATAATCCATGAAAAGGAGGACACTCTAAAAGCAGTTGAAGCCGATCTGCCTCTAACTGTAAGTTCAGAAAGGAGCACAGGGCCTGGTGAACCCCAGCTTGATGTCAAGCCAGAGAGCACGACCACAAGTGACCCGCCGACCACCAGTGGCGAGCATcaacctccctcctctccagtgATGGACTTGGAGACGGACTTCCCTTCTG tatCAGTTGGTCAGAAGTCGACTGCTCCACAGCGAGGAGTGAAGAGACCCAGAGAAGGTTTCCCTGGCCGGAAACGG GGACGAAGGCGGACTGTTTTGGACCGCAGTGCACTGGAACCGCCCGTCGCCTCCAAACTGAACCACCTGTATGGGGTTAAAGCCTGGAAGTGCTGGGTCCAACTGCGCAACAAACAGCCACAACAGT CCACTCTAGTGGATATAAAAGAAGACATCCTTCAATGTGACTCTGCTGAGCTGAGCTTTGCTCTGTCTCGCTTCATCAGAGAAGTGAGACGGCCCAATGGAGAGCCCTACAGCCCAGACAGCATCTTCTACCTCTGTTTGGGGATACAacag TATCTGTTCATGAAGGGCCGCATAGAGAACATCTTCACTGACGAGCTCTACAGTCATTTTGCCACTGAGATCACTGGGATGCTGCAGTTCTGGAAGCCTAAACTACTACCTAGTG GTGGTATCGTTTCCTCCCGTGTTGAAGAGTCCTACCTGTGGGAGTGTAAGCAGCTGGGCGCGTACTCACCCATAGTGCTGCTCAACACGCTGCTCTTCTTCTGCACCAAAACTTTCCACTTAACTACGCTGGCTCAGCACCAAAGTCTCTCCTTTGTCAACTTCACTCGACGCTCCAAACCCTGCAGCCGAGCCGGAAGGGTCCACTACCTCCAGTACCAGAGAAGCAGCTCTGCCACGCCCAGCCAGGAAGACACAG AGCGGCACAGAAGAAGGCAGACGGACAATGATGGAAGCATGGAAATGCTGGAAAATGTCACCAACCCTCTCCACTGTCCCGTCAGACTCTACGAGTTCTACCTCTCTAGATG CCCAGAGTCGGTGAAGAAGAGATCGGATGTGTTTTACCTCCAGCCTGAACAGATTGTCCACACAAACAG
- the si:ch211-266o15.1 gene encoding zinc finger MYM-type protein 4 isoform X1 has translation MADSEEFRLKRLKIFCGKRSIENETGLHEEQLSRVFDEVMGLGDFAESSRGSATSSKSGGQEETNTVDETSGQEEQQPVEEEDSNGSRQEEKMDEGVVESPFPRISSPPSGQPSSFTLRTNEGGGGKGGGGKGGSGGSGGAAFDDALDGLPLYGPEEEDEDWHFALPMGSLEDVDVDKANRKKSKADKGNNSSRGDPFTNEPKGGEQEREKDESTESANTSHSSQDNTPDNSRDGGALNEGEETEDSQQGERSEAAPVEDSNPPMSPTINIKDEPIDEGYDAALLPQSSIRQIKEELEHQEEELRISSVYSVGGANTFVSPTVPAAIPAPPPAAIFIPGRGTVLQAMTQLPVRPTISIPGPIPALAVAPQRPPQPPVPGSVRCSGCSKVLLKGQTAFQRKGSTQLFCSTVCLTGHLPPTPKNRLCFQCNREIIQPRDMITIPADENTYMHFCGQFCLSVFRHKKKYSEKPLDKRVEKKPEKPPEKPVERQPEKPFCSVCKVTNKIEHEVTHQGRLHRLCGDACFVTWRKMRHLAMNCCEGCGLYCNSNSGSCQTLTVERSQLNFCSPTCIGTYKQTCRKTVDCVSCHKMAVVSATIMERDQKGKVQLYCSPLCVEQSRPPRHMLSGTPFPCSLCKVTAVPQYHLAMVDGTIRNFCSYDCVSIYRKTGHPSQPDLTNGTFSLRDPYIRDAIKPGPSAGASSVPPIPQDYPSSVPYQGHHPSHTSVPPVVPPYMGMSSPSVPGQALTRVPPGQSSKTTEGGHIDTSRLTCHQCSKHFSSKPTLFSHQGRISMFCSTTCCEQYKTQKNILAVCECCKREKVPFEIISNNQQELVFCSENCKILYKHELTSRNKDHTWRPCSYCSSISQKMLHSHYGGKIEEFCKPHCMSQYTVIYYGMGRCDSCRKQGYMTEKLQCLGSVRNFCHLPCLLHYCHHHFETSQNSNSNGTGTAPQTPYAPTQPHHSSKMNPVIADVVSLASGSATQPSVSADTAQTGALPTSIDGKNHDHASTQTDAMRVPVSRRRQMKNKSVLCRPFTMDQETMCQLPTSSTESEAQSSPSVTTSAREENVRVIMVPVPVPVFIPVPMNMYSQYTPVPMAMPMPVPVPIVVPQKNKDMKDAAVQSEPWDLKKEKHSDQPVSSADQSSSSADVESQVVDPIIHEKEDTLKAVEADLPLTVSSERSTGPGEPQLDVKPESTTTSDPPTTSGEHQPPSSPVMDLETDFPSVSVGQKSTAPQRGVKRPREGFPGRKRGRRRTVLDRSALEPPVASKLNHLYGVKAWKCWVQLRNKQPQQSTLVDIKEDILQCDSAELSFALSRFIREVRRPNGEPYSPDSIFYLCLGIQQYLFMKGRIENIFTDELYSHFATEITGMLQFWKPKLLPSGGIVSSRVEESYLWECKQLGAYSPIVLLNTLLFFCTKTFHLTTLAQHQSLSFVNFTRRSKPCSRAGRVHYLQYQRSSSATPSQEDTERHRRRQTDNDGSMEMLENVTNPLHCPVRLYEFYLSRCPESVKKRSDVFYLQPEQIVHTNSSHWYTTQPLEGATLQSMLTRILAVREVNQAQGAAQHQSSATTEDSSLQ, from the exons ATGGCGGATTCCGAGGAATTTAGACTTAAACGGTTAAAG ATATTCTGTGGAAAAAGATctattgaaaatgaaactgGTTTG CACGAGGAGCAGCTGTCCAGAGTGTTTGATGAAGTGATGGGGCTGGGAGACTTCGCTGAATCCTCTAGGGGCTCTGCCACTTCTTCTAAGAGTGGAGGTCAGGAGGAAACGAACACAGTAGATGAAACATCAGGACAAGAGGAACAGCAACCGGTTGAAGAAGAGGATAGCAATGGCAGTAGACAAGAAGAAAAGATGGATGAGGGGGTGGTAGAATCCCCCTTTCCTCGcatttcctcccctccctctggcCAACCCTCCTCATTTACCTTGAGAACcaatgaaggaggaggagggaaaggaggaggagggaaaggaggaagtggaggaagtggaggggcAGCATTTGATGATGCACTGGATGGCCTTCCTCTGTATGGGccagaagaagaggatgaagattGGCACTTTGCCCTGCCAATGGGCTCCTTGGAGGACGTTGATGTGGATaaggcaaacagaaaaaaaagcaaagcgGACAAGGGGAACAATTCAAGTCGAGGCGATCCCTTTACTAATGAGCCCAAAGGaggggagcaggagagagagaaggatgagagCACAGAGTCTGCCAACACTTCCCACTCCTCCCAGGACAACACACCTGACAACAGCCGAG ATGGTGGTGCCCTGAacgagggagaggagacagaagacagtCAGCAGGGAGAG AGGTCAGAAGCAGCTCCGGTGGAGGACAGTAATCCCCCGATGTCTCCGACGATCAATATTAAAGATGAGCCTATTGATGAAGGCTACGACGCTGCTTTACTGCCTCAGAGCTCCATCAGGCAAAtcaaagaggagctggagcatcAGGAG GAAGAGCTGAGAATCAGTTCTGTCTACTCTGTAGGAGGAGCAAACACCTTTGTGTCTCCTACTG TGCCAGCGGCAAtccctgccccacccccagcAGCCATTTTTATCCCAGGTAGAGGTACAGTCCTACAAGCTATGACTCAGCTTCCTGTGAGACCAACAATTTCAATCCCGGGTCCAATACCAGCTTTGGCAGTAGCGCCCCAACGCCCACCTCAGCCTCCTGTTCCTGGTAGTGTTCGCTGCAGTGGCTGCTCTAAG GTTCTTCTAAAAGGCCAAACAGCATTCCAAAGAAAAGGTTCGACGCAGCTCTTCTGCTCCACAGTATGTCTGACTGGACATCTGCCTCCAACCCCCAAGAACAGATTGTGTTTCCAGTGCAACAG GGAGATCATTCAGCCCAGGGACATGATCACGATTCCAGCAGACGAGAACACGTACATGCACTTCTGTGGCcagttctgtctgtctgtctttagaCACAAGAAGAAATATAGTGAGAAGCCTCTTGACAAACGAGTGGAGAAGAAGCCAGAGAAGCCGCCTGAGAAACCAGTGGAGCGACAGCCTGAAAAACCCTTCTGCAGTGTCTGCAAAGTTACCAATAAG ATTGAGCATGAGGTCACCCATCAAGGTCGTCTGCACAGACTCTGTGGTGATGCTTGTTTTGTAACATGGCGCAAGATGCGTCACTTAGCCATGAACTGCTGTGAAGGCTGCGGACTTTACTGTAATAGCAACTCAGGCTCCTGTCAGACTCTCACGGTTGAAAGATCTCAGCTCAACTTCTGTAGTCCTACTTGCATTGGCACCTACAAACAG ACCTGCAGAAAGACAGTGGACTGTGTCTCCTGTCACAAGATGGCGGTAGTGTCCGCCACCATCATGGAACGAGACCAAAAGGGCAAAGTTCAACTTTACTGTTCACCTCTTTGTGTGGAACAGAGCCGACCACCCCGACATATGCTCAGCG GTACTCCATTCCCATGCAGCCTGTGCAAGGTGACAGCTGTTCCTCAGTATCATCTGGCCATGGTGGACGGCACCATTCGTAACTTCTGCTCCTATGACTGTGTTTCCATTTACAGG AAAACTGGGCACCCCTCTCAGCCAGACCTGACCAATGGAACCTTCTCTCTCAGGGACCCCTACATCAGAGATGCAATCAAACCAGGGCCTTCTGCTGGTGCCAGCTCAGTTCCTCCCATTCCTCAGGACTACCCATCTTCAGTCCCCTACCAAGGCCATCATCCCAGTCATACCTCAGTGCCCCCAGTCGTGCCTCCCTACATGGGCATGTCCTCCCCCTCTGTCCCAGGGCAAGCACTGACCAGAGTGCCCCCTGGTCAGTCCTCCAAAACAACAGAAGGTGGACACATTGACACCTCCAGACTGACCTGCCATCAGTGCAGCAAACACTTCAGCAGCAAGCCGACGCTATTCAGTCACCAA ggTCGCATTTCTATGTTTTGCAGTACAACGTGCTGTGAACAATATAAAACCCAGAAAAATATCCTGGCAGTGTGCGAGTGCTGTAAACGGGAGAAGGTCCCCTTTGAAATCATCAGCAACAACCAACAGGAACTCGTCTTCTGCAGTGAAA ACTGTAAGATTCTCTACAAACATGAGCTGACCTCTCGTAACAAGGATCATACCTGGCGTCCCTGCTCCTACTGCTCTAGCATCAGCCAGAAGATGCTGCACAGTCATTATGGCGGCAAGATTGAGGAGTTCTGTAAACCCCACTGCATGTCCCAGTACACTGTGATCTACTATGGG ATGGGGAGATGTGACAGTTGTAGGAAACAGGGCTACATGACGGAAAAGCTGCAGTGTTTGGGTTCAGTCCGTAACTTCTGTCACCTGCCCTGCCTTCTACATTACTGCCACCATCATTTTGAGACGAGCCAAAACAGCAACAGTAACGGTACTGGAACGGCCCCACAGACACCATATG CGCCTACGCAGCCACACCACTCCTCAAAGATGAATCCTGTCATAGCTGATGTCGTGTCATTGGCCAGTGGCTCTGCCACTCAGCCTAGTGTGTCAGCAGATACTGCTCAGACTG GAGCACTTCCAACCTCCATTGACGGCAAGAACCATGACCAT GCGAGTACACAGACTGACGCCATGCGTGTGCCTGTGTCCCGTCGGCGTCAAATGAAGAACAAGTCGGTTCTGTGTCGCCCCTTCACTATGGACCAAGAGACTATGTGCCAGCTGCCCACATCTTCCACTGAATCAGAAG CTCAGTCTTCACCCTCAGTGACCACATCAGCCAGAGAGGAGAATGTGAGGGTGATAATGGTACCAGTCCCAGTTCCGGTCTTCATTCCAGTGCCTATGAATATGTACTCCCAGTACACACCTGTACCGATGGCAATGCCCATGCCT GTTCCAGTACCCATCGTCGTACCACAGAAGAACAAGGACATGAAAGATGcagctgtccaatcagagcCTTGGGAtttgaagaaggaaaaacacagtgatCAGCCAGTTTCCAGTgcag ACCAGAGCAGTTCCAGCGCAGACGTGGAGTCACAAGTGGTCGATCCCATAATCCATGAAAAGGAGGACACTCTAAAAGCAGTTGAAGCCGATCTGCCTCTAACTGTAAGTTCAGAAAGGAGCACAGGGCCTGGTGAACCCCAGCTTGATGTCAAGCCAGAGAGCACGACCACAAGTGACCCGCCGACCACCAGTGGCGAGCATcaacctccctcctctccagtgATGGACTTGGAGACGGACTTCCCTTCTG tatCAGTTGGTCAGAAGTCGACTGCTCCACAGCGAGGAGTGAAGAGACCCAGAGAAGGTTTCCCTGGCCGGAAACGG GGACGAAGGCGGACTGTTTTGGACCGCAGTGCACTGGAACCGCCCGTCGCCTCCAAACTGAACCACCTGTATGGGGTTAAAGCCTGGAAGTGCTGGGTCCAACTGCGCAACAAACAGCCACAACAGT CCACTCTAGTGGATATAAAAGAAGACATCCTTCAATGTGACTCTGCTGAGCTGAGCTTTGCTCTGTCTCGCTTCATCAGAGAAGTGAGACGGCCCAATGGAGAGCCCTACAGCCCAGACAGCATCTTCTACCTCTGTTTGGGGATACAacag TATCTGTTCATGAAGGGCCGCATAGAGAACATCTTCACTGACGAGCTCTACAGTCATTTTGCCACTGAGATCACTGGGATGCTGCAGTTCTGGAAGCCTAAACTACTACCTAGTG GTGGTATCGTTTCCTCCCGTGTTGAAGAGTCCTACCTGTGGGAGTGTAAGCAGCTGGGCGCGTACTCACCCATAGTGCTGCTCAACACGCTGCTCTTCTTCTGCACCAAAACTTTCCACTTAACTACGCTGGCTCAGCACCAAAGTCTCTCCTTTGTCAACTTCACTCGACGCTCCAAACCCTGCAGCCGAGCCGGAAGGGTCCACTACCTCCAGTACCAGAGAAGCAGCTCTGCCACGCCCAGCCAGGAAGACACAG AGCGGCACAGAAGAAGGCAGACGGACAATGATGGAAGCATGGAAATGCTGGAAAATGTCACCAACCCTCTCCACTGTCCCGTCAGACTCTACGAGTTCTACCTCTCTAGATG CCCAGAGTCGGTGAAGAAGAGATCGGATGTGTTTTACCTCCAGCCTGAACAGATTGTCCACACAAACAG